A genomic stretch from Psilocybe cubensis strain MGC-MH-2018 chromosome 1, whole genome shotgun sequence includes:
- a CDS encoding Proteasome subunit beta type-3 — MSIMDNNGGSVIAMVGKDCVAIASDLRLGNQALGISSNFQRIFPVTDRIFLGLPGLATDVATVHERLRYRLNMYTIKEEREIEPETFAHLVSSTLYEHRFGPYFVEPVMAGISKTPSGGVKPFIAATDLIGCLNFAKDFVVAGTASSKLYGVAEGLWEPDLEPEDLFETISQTLMNAVDRDAFSGWGCVVHVITKDRVVTHTFRVADHIYGHTLNTTVVILNWSRFDNVKLITSTICKNLLNDTVQTIIVWNNNPIPLSYENFMNGSCPQWALNIINSPENLYFEARYVACTYAGTEFCFIQDDDYFVLPTVIKMLTLRMQEKSLNSIHLQPPHDMLSSQLRTINIDSSVHTTFAWLGYGTIIKRSLAVEFLALLEKLQLSDEVHKMSDNYFTILSNTVPERWFDPGTLLGGGQPFTVGAEGEQRNNQHIIRAASILNSITQNDVHALDLPYVRFPPQSKTEDDSSRAPCQRDLCLVETSIRLFPQEFDKSLVSGVSDILELEKRRLEHLGEIRKFHYLEFPPSNMVDSRYDTVFRSFDNAKAGDWIILDMFRPFTSSQSTFVLVVGRETEPILREAIYEVSRDGKIWDGFSNALECFDMLKTEHTAIAQLMACKIVCEGGGQRFYRVRLLDDIQQKWVIHEVFVE; from the exons ATG TCGATCATGGATAACAACGGTGGCTCCGTGATAGCCATGGTAGGAAAGGACTGCGTAGCCATCGCCTCAGATTTGCGATTGGGAAATCAAGCTCTCGGAATCTCGTCAAACTTTCAAAGG ATATTCCCTGTGACAGATCGAATCTTCCTTGGTCTTCCCGGTCTTGCAACAGATGTTGCAACAGT GCATGAACGTCTACGTTACAGGCTCAATATGTATACAATTAAAGAAGAACGCGAAATCGAACCAGAAACTTTTGCCCATCTGGTATCTTCAACCCTATATGAACATCGTTTTGGGCCCTATTTTGTCGAGCCCGTTATGGCCGGTATTTCGAAGACACCATCAGGCGGCGTGAAACCCTTCATTGCGGCGACTGATCTTATTGGATGTCTAAACTTTGCGAAGGACTTTGTCGTTGCAGGAACCGCGAGTTCGAAGCTGTACGGTGTGGCTGAAGGTCTCTGGGAGCCAGATTTGGAACCTGAGGATTTGTTCGAGACGATCTCGCAGACATTAATGAATGCCGTCGACCGTGATGCATTCTCCGGTTGGGGTTGCGTTGTGCATGTAAT AACGAAAGACAGAGTAGTCACGC ATACATTTCGAGTGGCTGACCACATATATGGGCACACTCTCAATACGACCGTGGTTATCTTGAATTGGTCGCGATTTGACAATGTCAAACTAATTACTTCAACCATCTGCAAAAATCTACTGAATGATACGGTACAAACTATCATTGTGTGGAACAACAATCCTATCCCTTTATCCTATGAG AACTTTATGAACGGCTCCTGTCCACAATGGGCATTAAACATAATAAACTCTCCCGAAAATCTATACTTTGAGGCGCGTTATGTAGCCTGCACGTACGCTGGTACTGAGTTTTGTTTTATCCAG GACGACGATTACTTTGTTCTACCTACAGTTATCAAAATGTTGACCTTGCGGATGCAAGAGAAATCTTTGAATTCTATTCACCTACAGCCACCACATGACATGCTTTCCAGCCAACTCAGGACTATCAACATTGATTCTTCTGTTCATACTACCTTTGCATGGTTGGGTTATGGAACTATCATCAAACGCTCGTTAGCTGTCGAATTCTTAGCTTTACTAGAAAAACTGCAACTTTCCGACGAAGTACATAAAATGTCGGATAACTACTTCACTATACTCAGCAATACGGTTCCTGAACGATGGTTTGATCCTGGGACACTTCTGGGAGGTGGGCAGCCATTCACGGTTGGTGCAGAAGGAGAACAGAGGAACAATCAGCATATT ATCAGGGCAGCAAGTATTTTGAACTCTATCACACAAAATGATGTTCATGCTTTGGATCTGCCTTATGTCCGCTTTCCACCGCAGTCAAAGACAGAGGATGATAGCTCCCGCGCACCGTGTCAACGCGACTTGTGCTTGGTCGAGACTTCTATCCGTCTGTTCCCGCAAGAGTTCGACAAATCGCTTGTGTCGGGAGTTTCAGATATACTCGAACTTGAGAAACGTAGGTTAGAACATCTAGGCGAAATAAGGAAGTTTCATTATCTGGAATTTCCCCCGTCGAACATGGTGGATTCCCGGTATGATACGGTCTTCCGTAGCTTTGACA ATGCCAAAGCGGGAGATTGGATTATCTTGGATATGTTCCGACCTTTCACGTCCAGTCAATCCACGTTTGTCTTAGTAGTTGGTCGGGAAACCGAACCTATTCTTCGGGAGGCTATTTATGAAGTCTCCCGGGACGGAAAAATCTGG GATGGTTTTTCCAATGCCTTGGAGTGCTTCGATATGTTGAAGACAGAACATACTGCTATAGCACAGTTAATGGCATGTAAGATTGTGTGTGAAGGTGGTGGACAACGATTTTACAGAGTGCGCTTGTTGGATGATATACAACAGAAATGGGTTATACATGAAGTATTTGTCGAATGA
- a CDS encoding Protein NipSnap-like protein 2 (Protein NipSnap homolog 2), translated as MLKAGSARRERYYKGMKEDSNLRVKLSGNWETLVGDQDTFIHILEYENYAGYDKTTQLVRSTEHLEAYRAMLPFLTSRTTQLNQEFAILPTAPPHAEGGIFELRTYQLKPGTLLEWENTWRRGIEARRKSVAPVGAWFSQVGRLHQVHHMWQYPDLQTRRDIREKAWQIDGWAETVSKTAQLAESMDAFILTPLSFSPLK; from the exons ATGCTAAAAGCTGGTTCGGCGCGTAGGGAACGTTACTACAAGGGAATGAAGGAAGATTCGAATCTTCGTGTCAAGCTATCAGGGAATTGGGAAACACTTGTTGGAGATCAAGACACTTTTATCCACATTTTGGAATACGAGAACTATGCAGGATATGACAAGACTACACAACTTGTCAGGTCAACGGAG CACCTTGAAGCATATCGAGCCATGCTGCCTTTCCTAACATCACGCACGACGCAGCTAAACCAAGAGTTCGCGATCTTGCCAACGGCTCCCCCACATGCTGAGGGGGGGATTTTTGAGCTGAGGACCTATCAGTTGAAGCCCGGAACACTTCTTGAATGGGAGAACACATG GAGAAGAGGCATCGAAGCGCGGCGCAAGTCCGTCGCTCCTGTTGGAGCATGGTTTTCGCAAGTGGGACGTTTACATCAGGTTCATCATATGTGGCAATATCC GGACTTGCAAACGCGGAGGGATATCCGAGAGAAAGCATGGCAGATCGATGGTTGGGCAGAGACGGTTTCAAAG ACTGCTCAACTGGCAGAGTCGATGGATGCTTTCATTTTGACACCACTATCATTTAGCCCTCTGAAATAA